A part of Vigna radiata var. radiata cultivar VC1973A chromosome 11, Vradiata_ver6, whole genome shotgun sequence genomic DNA contains:
- the LOC106776761 gene encoding uncharacterized protein LOC106776761 yields the protein MEINMRSEGKWVSSSGILKGRINIKAKEGNMDGLRELVEKMNTTQKDAFRREYGNLLGLIEVEVQISAITTLAQYYDPPLRCFTFQDFQLVPTVEEFEQILGVSLERKTPYNYLRQYIPVLQLARIIKIHPMQLEREFTTKGKVRGLPQGYLEVYLHRLAEEERWETFMDVLALLLYGVMLFPNVKNFIDNAAINAFVGYKDRFENPVTAVLAEVYGTLQHCYEKKGGQMLCCLPVLYVWFVSRVIKNALNATCPVDELLQCKPNMKGTNEWAQLCAGLNVEQIRWNVPWQQRSQIIYYCGRYPNVPLMGIRCCINYNPVLAQRQFGYPLRGAPTPASLATLQIYYEKGTFAEVLSQIKDAWGNVVRAERDPRPWTVDERIPYNHWIAERVKTVRLPFELISLNLDCEEQHQKAEVRKCNC from the coding sequence atggaaattaacatgagGTCTGAAGGCAAGTGGGTTTCAAGTTCAGGCATTTTGAAGGGAAGGATAAACATCAAAGCAAAGGAAGGTAATATGGACGGTCTGAGAGAACTGGTGGAGAAAATGAATACTACCCAAAAGGATGCATTCAGGAGGGAGTATGGGAATTTGTTGGGCCTGATAGAGGTGGAAGTTCAAATATCAGCAATTACCACCTTAGCCCAGTATTATGATCCACCACTGAGATGTTTCACTTTTCAGGATTTCCAATTGGTGCCAACAGTGGAAGAATTTGAGCAAATCTTAGGTGTATCTCTTGAGAGAAAAACTCCATACAATTACCTTAGGCAGTATATCCCTGTTTTGCAACTAGCAAGAATCATAAAAATACACCCTATGCAGTTGGAAAGGGAATTCACAACCAAAGGAAAAGTGAGGGGCCTTCCTCAGGGATACTTGGAGGTATACCTGCATCGTTTGGCTGAAGAAGAAAGGTGGGAAACATTTATGGATGTATTGGCTCTTCTCCTTTATGgtgtcatgctttttcctaACGTCAAGAACTTCATCGACAACGCCGCCATAAATGCATTTGTGGGATACAAAGATCGCTTTGAGAATCCGGTCACTGCTGTCCTAGCTGAGGTTTATGGGACCCTTCAGCATTGTTATGAGAAAAAGGGAGGACAAATGTTATGCTGTCTGCCAGTGTTGTATGTGTGGTTTGTCTCTCGGGTGATTAAGAATGCCTTGAATGCGACATGTCCCGTGGATGAGCTACTGCAGTGTAAACCAAATATGAAAGGGACAAACGAATGGGCGCAACTCTGTGCAGGTTTAAATGTGGAGCAAATTAGATGGAATGTCCCTTGGCAACAAAGATCgcaaatcatatattattgcGGGAGGTACCCTAATGTTCCCCTCATGGGTATCAGGTGTTGTATTAACTACAATCCTGTGTTAGCACAAAGGCAATTCGGGTATCCTTTGAGAGGAGCACCTACACCTGCATCTCTGGCCACATTGCAAATCTATTATGAGAAAGGAACCTTTGCCGAGGTGCTGAGTCAAATTAAGGATGCTTGGGGCAACGTTGTTCGTGCAGAAAGGGACCCAAGGCCATGGACTGTTGATGAGAGAATTCCTTATAATCATTGGATTGCAGAGAGGGTTAAGACAGTGAGGTTGCCTTTTGAGTTAATTTCTCTTAATCTGGATTGTGAAGAGCAACATCAAAAAGCTGAAGTGAGGAAGTGCAACTGTTGA
- the LOC106776397 gene encoding probable glycosyltransferase At5g03795 produces the protein MTGKQQSWFFSLRGSLLFLAILTLLSFTYLALRYSTPPPQVSKFSVTKLNDAPGTRKEEECGGGGGGEEEEELYSDTFHSPRVFKLNYEEMEKKFKVYIYPDGDPNTFYQTPRKLTGKYASEGYFFQNIRESHFRTENPDEAHLFFIPISCHKMRGKGTSYENMTIIVQNYVEGLISKYPYWNRTLGADHFFVTCHDVGVRATEGLELLVKNSIRAVCSPSYDVGFIPHKDVALPQVLQPFALPAGGNDVENRTTLGFWAGHRNSKIRVILARVWENDTELDISNNRISRATGHLVYQKRFYRSKFCICPGGSQVNSARIADSIHYGCIPVILSNYYDLPFNDILDWNKFAVVLKEKDVYQLKQILKNISDAEFVKLHYNLVKVQKHFQWNSPPITFDAFHMVMYDLWLRHHTIKY, from the exons ATGACGGGGAAGCAACAATCCTGGTTCTTCTCTCTGCGAGGTTCTCTTCTGTTCCTCGCAATCCTCACCCTTCTCTCCTTCACCTACCTTGCCCTCAGATACTCCACCCCGCCACCCCAG GTTTCCAAGTTCTCCGTCACGAAACTGAACGACGCGCCGGGAACCCGGAAGGAAGAGGAgtgtggaggaggaggaggaggagaagaagaagaagaactgtATTCGGACACGTTTCACTCTCCGCGTGTCTTCAAGCTGAACTACGAGGAGATGGAGAAGAAGTTCAAGGTGTATATATACCCTGACGGGGATCCCAACACGTTCTACCAGACGCCGAGGAAGCTCACTGGGAAGTACGCCAGCGAGGGCTATTTCTTTCAGAACATCAGAGAGAGTCACTTCCGCACCGAAAACCCCGATGAGGCGCACCTCTTCTTCATCCCCATCTCGTGTCACAAGATGCGCGGCaag GGCACTTCTTATGAGAACATGACGATCATAGTACAAAATTATGTGGAGGGCTTGATATCCAAATATCCTTATTGGAACAGAACCTTGGGTGCTGATCACTTCTTTGTCACTTGTCATGATGTTGGTGTGAGGGCAACGGAAGGTCTTGAGTTGCTTGTGAAAAATTCCATTCGAGCAGTCTGTTCCCCCAGCTATGATGTTGGATTTATTCCGCACAAAGATGTTGCTCTGCCTCAAGTGCTACAGCCTTTTGCTCTTCCTGCTGGGGGGAATGATGTAGAAAACAG GACTACACTTGGATTTTGGGCTGGTCATCGTAACTCTAAAATTAGAGTTATTCTAGCACGTGTGTGGGAAAATGACACAGAACTTGATATTTCAAACAACAGAATTAGTAGAGCTACTGGGCATCTAGTGTACCAGAAGAGATTTTACAGGAGTAAATTTTGTATATGTCCTGGTGGATCCCAGGTCAATAGTGCTCGAATAGCAGACTCTATCCATTATGGGTGCATCCCTG TGATATTGTCAAATTACTATGACCTTCCTTTTAATGATATTCTTGACTGGAATAAATTTGCTGTGGTACTCAAAGAGAAAGATGTATACCAGCTTAAACAAATCCTCAAAAATATATCAGATGCCGAGTTTGTTAAACTTCATTATAATTTGGTAAAG GTACAGAAACATTTCCAATGGAATTCACCCCCAATCACATTTGATGCTTTCCATATGGTTATGTATGACCTCTGGTTACGCCATCACACGATCAAATACTGA